The following are encoded together in the Anaerostipes caccae L1-92 genome:
- a CDS encoding metallophosphoesterase family protein — translation MNCRAVERKLDQVYKHVPVIPFDSGTKLVVMSDCHRGQGNAGDNFLANQAVCFGALEYYFQKGFTYVELGDGDELWENRKLKTIVEVHDDIFWMMSRFYEEKRLYMVYGNHDIVKRNKSYMQRHCGCYYCDAAHQVQSLFPDISVREGLIFRNRKDGKEIFMVHGHQGDFLNDTLWPVSRFLVRYVWRYMELIGFLDPTGAGRPRKAKERIEKRLADYGSSRKKILIAGHTHRPAFSKPGEGTYFNSGSCVHPRCITCIEIEDNRISLVKWSVRSGEDRILRVEREVLEDPVSLTEYAAAEK, via the coding sequence ATGAACTGCCGGGCAGTAGAGCGGAAATTGGATCAGGTATATAAACATGTTCCAGTTATACCATTTGATTCCGGCACAAAACTGGTAGTTATGAGTGACTGCCACAGAGGACAGGGAAATGCAGGAGATAATTTTCTGGCTAACCAGGCAGTGTGTTTTGGCGCACTGGAGTATTATTTTCAGAAAGGTTTTACCTATGTTGAGCTTGGAGACGGTGACGAGCTGTGGGAAAACAGAAAATTAAAGACAATCGTAGAGGTTCATGATGACATTTTCTGGATGATGTCGAGATTCTACGAAGAGAAACGGCTTTATATGGTATATGGAAACCATGACATCGTGAAACGGAATAAAAGCTATATGCAAAGGCACTGCGGATGTTATTACTGCGATGCTGCCCATCAGGTGCAGTCTCTCTTTCCGGATATCTCTGTCCGGGAGGGGCTGATTTTCCGAAACAGAAAAGATGGAAAAGAAATTTTTATGGTACACGGACATCAGGGAGATTTTCTGAACGATACCCTTTGGCCGGTTTCCAGGTTTTTAGTGAGATATGTATGGAGATATATGGAATTGATCGGGTTTTTAGATCCCACCGGAGCCGGACGTCCGAGAAAGGCTAAAGAGCGGATCGAAAAAAGACTGGCCGATTACGGCAGCAGCAGAAAAAAGATTTTGATCGCCGGGCATACGCACCGGCCGGCGTTTTCAAAACCGGGAGAAGGAACCTATTTTAATTCCGGAAGCTGTGTGCATCCCAGGTGTATTACATGTATTGAAATTGAAGACAATCGGATTTCTCTCGTAAAATGGTCTGTCCGGTCCGGAGAGGACAGAATACTCAGAGTTGAGAGAGAGGTACTGGAGGACCCGGTATCCCTGACAGAGTATGCCGCAGCAGAGAAGTAA
- a CDS encoding DUF4474 domain-containing protein: MLATSIIIILAVVAAAVLIALIIWRIRSRRFRPTADIQRQQMELNADLKDAGFAYEINGDYFYSLMDCWQREVGYCRLYDEAAPMFNMIMDCEPVEFSYGGKRWLIELWKGQYGITTGGEIGIYNTKREDIDHEKFKGTFYENIRDDERLPLSYVLRKNGKVLLRRRAVHWWLTGFKLGEFSETDTLTMDASITFPNREMRDSFIDSLKKLGYRRREFSVRRNTVNIHYTEPHSVQPEARDGIQEAVVQKTNKNNCRLYEFTTEKYPNTLDKIEYIKAVMPELYTIFVDSLYAKGIYEAFGWIKDWLTGKRPEPRPPHPPKPPCPPKPPCPPEPPCPPEPPCPPKPPCPPEPPCPPKPPCPPHPPCPSEPPCHPCRSCPPRRQCDSNDCCCRPSDSCHHCGKHREE, encoded by the coding sequence GTGTTAGCAACATCTATTATCATTATCCTGGCTGTTGTAGCAGCGGCTGTGCTGATTGCCCTGATCATATGGCGTATCAGAAGCCGCCGTTTCCGTCCGACTGCGGATATACAGCGCCAGCAAATGGAATTAAATGCCGACCTGAAAGATGCCGGGTTTGCATATGAAATAAACGGTGACTACTTTTATTCACTGATGGACTGCTGGCAGCGTGAGGTCGGATACTGCCGGCTTTATGATGAAGCAGCGCCGATGTTTAATATGATCATGGACTGTGAGCCTGTTGAATTCTCCTATGGAGGAAAGAGATGGCTGATCGAACTGTGGAAGGGACAGTATGGAATAACAACAGGAGGAGAGATCGGTATCTACAACACAAAACGGGAGGATATCGATCACGAAAAATTCAAAGGAACTTTCTATGAAAATATACGGGATGATGAGAGACTTCCGTTATCTTATGTATTGAGGAAAAACGGAAAAGTTCTTCTGCGCCGCAGGGCGGTCCACTGGTGGCTGACCGGCTTTAAACTCGGTGAGTTTTCAGAGACGGATACTCTTACTATGGACGCATCCATCACGTTTCCAAACCGTGAAATGAGGGATTCTTTTATAGATAGTTTGAAGAAACTTGGTTATAGAAGAAGAGAATTTTCGGTGCGCAGGAATACTGTGAATATCCATTATACGGAACCTCATTCAGTGCAGCCGGAAGCCAGAGACGGCATTCAGGAAGCTGTTGTACAGAAAACCAATAAAAATAACTGCAGGCTGTATGAATTTACCACAGAAAAATATCCAAATACACTTGATAAGATTGAATATATAAAGGCTGTCATGCCGGAGCTCTATACAATCTTTGTGGATTCTCTTTACGCAAAAGGAATTTATGAAGCATTTGGATGGATCAAAGACTGGCTGACGGGAAAGCGGCCCGAGCCAAGACCGCCGCATCCGCCAAAGCCGCCGTGTCCACCGAAACCGCCGTGTCCGCCAGAGCCGCCGTGTCCGCCAGAGCCGCCGTGTCCACCGAAACCGCCGTGTCCGCCAGAGCCGCCGTGTCCACCGAAACCGCCGTGTCCACCGCATCCGCCATGTCCATCGGAACCCCCATGCCATCCGTGCCGATCCTGTCCGCCGAGACGGCAGTGTGATTCCAATGACTGCTGCTGCCGGCCGTCAGATTCCTGTCATCATTGCGGAAAGCACAGAGAAGAATGA